One part of the Natronorubrum sediminis genome encodes these proteins:
- a CDS encoding 50S ribosomal protein L40e, with product MASFDAAEKRTLEKMICMRCNARNSQSADSCRKCGYKNLRPKAKEARAA from the coding sequence ATGGCCAGTTTCGACGCCGCAGAAAAACGAACGCTCGAGAAAATGATCTGCATGCGCTGTAACGCCCGCAACTCCCAGAGTGCGGACAGTTGCCGCAAGTGTGGTTACAAGAACCTCCGACCGAAGGCGAAAGAAGCCCGCGCAGCATAA
- a CDS encoding MBL fold metallo-hydrolase, which translates to MATTLSADRLATLLDEDEEFTLVDTRPEESYESWHIPGALHFPFGPEEELNGRLEEFEETVGDAERVITTCAKGISSGNLATQLESATDQYDVQTVDSGMEGWSGVYSHVEIETDGADDGLTIVQLQRRAKGCLGYVVGCSRTGEAVVVDPTADIDEYQLAAEEAGLTITGVIDTHVHADHISGGRDLADRLEVPYYLGERATGRDVEFEFTPLERNEVVSVGEREVKAVLVPGHTSEMINLLVDDVALLSADTLHVDSTGRTELEFDESDSESDSESSDEPAKTGETGARLLYESLHRTLLAEPESILVLPGHVTVTADGEFEHGSPGEPVETTVRAARTEIDLLDLEEEEFVDRMADAGEKPANYEEIIDLNRGAKAAPPEERTELELGPNNCSA; encoded by the coding sequence ATGGCTACGACCCTCTCTGCCGACCGACTCGCTACGCTGCTCGACGAGGACGAGGAGTTCACGCTCGTCGATACGCGCCCCGAGGAGAGCTACGAATCCTGGCACATACCGGGTGCGCTCCACTTTCCGTTCGGCCCCGAAGAGGAGCTAAACGGGCGACTCGAGGAGTTCGAGGAGACCGTCGGCGACGCAGAACGCGTCATCACGACCTGTGCGAAGGGAATCTCCTCGGGGAACCTGGCGACGCAACTCGAGTCGGCGACGGACCAGTACGACGTGCAGACGGTCGACAGCGGGATGGAAGGCTGGAGCGGCGTCTACAGTCACGTCGAAATCGAGACCGATGGGGCGGACGACGGCCTGACGATCGTCCAGCTTCAGCGGCGAGCGAAGGGCTGTCTGGGCTACGTCGTCGGCTGTAGCCGAACCGGCGAGGCCGTCGTCGTCGATCCCACGGCCGACATCGACGAGTATCAACTCGCTGCGGAAGAAGCCGGGCTGACGATCACTGGCGTGATCGACACGCACGTCCACGCCGACCACATCTCCGGCGGCCGGGACCTCGCCGACCGACTCGAGGTCCCCTACTACCTCGGCGAGCGGGCGACCGGACGCGACGTCGAGTTCGAGTTCACGCCACTCGAGCGAAACGAGGTGGTGTCGGTCGGCGAGCGAGAGGTAAAAGCCGTCCTCGTGCCGGGACACACGAGCGAGATGATCAACCTACTCGTCGACGACGTCGCGCTGTTGAGCGCCGACACGTTACACGTCGACTCGACGGGACGGACGGAACTCGAGTTCGACGAGAGCGACTCTGAAAGTGACTCGGAATCGAGCGACGAACCCGCGAAAACGGGCGAGACGGGTGCGCGGCTGCTCTACGAATCGTTGCACAGAACGCTCCTCGCCGAACCCGAGAGCATTCTCGTCCTGCCGGGACACGTCACCGTCACTGCAGACGGCGAGTTCGAACACGGCTCGCCGGGCGAACCCGTCGAAACGACCGTCCGCGCGGCGCGAACCGAGATCGATCTGCTCGACCTCGAGGAGGAGGAATTCGTCGATCGGATGGCCGACGCGGGCGAAAAGCCGGCGAACTACGAGGAGATCATCGACCTCAACCGCGGGGCGAAAGCGGCACCGCCCGAAGAACGGACGGAACTCGAGCTCGGGCCGAACAACTGCTCGGCGTGA
- a CDS encoding phosphoribosylaminoimidazolesuccinocarboxamide synthase has translation MTSVKEFRIDEAATADELGRGTFVFTDAYSVFDWGKMPDQIPEKGASLCAMGAYNFELLESEGVATHYRGVLEQGEVVPLEEASRPPWEMAIDLTQVPDLPNDGREYDYDHYHEAAGENYLIPLEIVFRNRVPIGSSLRRRTDPADHGLAFDEWPEGVVELDDPIVEFSTKYEEGDRYLEREEADAIAGRASISDLESLAREVNRIITEQAESADLVHEDGKIECLYYQGEIRVADVVGTFDENRFSYEGTQLSKEVLRQYHKRTQPEWVQAVKDAKAEAKETDVADWKSLCEADPDPLEDDVIELARNLYCAGANAYTGHELFDAPPLSSAIGAVQRL, from the coding sequence GTGACGAGCGTCAAGGAGTTCCGAATCGACGAGGCGGCGACGGCCGACGAACTCGGCCGGGGGACGTTCGTCTTCACCGACGCGTACTCGGTCTTCGACTGGGGGAAGATGCCCGATCAGATCCCCGAGAAGGGAGCGAGCCTCTGTGCAATGGGGGCGTACAACTTCGAACTGCTCGAGTCCGAGGGCGTGGCGACCCACTACCGCGGCGTCCTCGAGCAGGGCGAAGTCGTCCCCCTCGAGGAAGCGTCGCGTCCGCCCTGGGAGATGGCGATCGACCTCACGCAGGTGCCCGACCTGCCGAATGACGGCCGCGAGTACGACTACGATCACTACCACGAGGCCGCCGGCGAGAACTACCTGATCCCCCTCGAGATCGTTTTCCGAAATCGGGTCCCTATCGGCTCGAGCCTCCGCCGACGAACCGATCCGGCGGATCACGGCCTCGCCTTCGACGAGTGGCCCGAGGGGGTCGTCGAACTCGACGATCCGATCGTCGAATTCTCGACGAAGTACGAGGAGGGCGACCGCTACCTCGAGCGCGAGGAAGCCGACGCCATCGCCGGTCGCGCCTCGATTTCGGACCTCGAGTCGCTCGCTCGAGAGGTCAATCGGATCATCACCGAGCAAGCCGAATCGGCCGACCTGGTTCACGAGGATGGCAAGATCGAGTGTCTGTACTACCAAGGCGAGATTCGCGTCGCCGACGTCGTGGGCACCTTCGACGAGAACCGATTCAGCTACGAGGGGACTCAACTCTCCAAGGAGGTTCTCCGGCAGTATCACAAGCGAACCCAGCCAGAGTGGGTGCAGGCCGTCAAAGACGCGAAAGCCGAAGCCAAAGAGACCGACGTAGCGGACTGGAAATCGCTCTGTGAGGCGGACCCAGACCCACTCGAGGATGACGTCATCGAACTGGCTCGCAACCTCTACTGTGCCGGCGCGAACGCCTACACCGGCCACGAACTGTTCGACGCGCCGCCGCTCTCGAGTGCGATCGGTGCGGTTCAGCGGTTGTAA
- a CDS encoding SDR family NAD(P)-dependent oxidoreductase — MRLEDKTAFITGAGSGLGREAAMRFAEEGATIVAADIDGESAEETLAQLEQEGHEGAALEVDVCDAAGVQAAVDETIAEYGLDIMVNNAGVSHQRASIEEIEESERDHVIDVNVKGVWNGCQAVIPQFKDQGSGAIVNTASLAGVIGAPQLGAYSLSKGAIVNFTRTVASEVGPHGVRANAVCPGVTDTAMPRSNRTEEEWEATKEEMSRYYPLKRLGEPEDIANAMLFLASDEADWITGHALVVDGGFSCS, encoded by the coding sequence ATGCGACTCGAAGACAAGACAGCATTTATCACGGGAGCCGGCTCCGGACTCGGACGAGAAGCAGCCATGCGCTTTGCCGAAGAAGGCGCCACGATCGTCGCGGCAGATATCGACGGCGAATCGGCCGAGGAGACTCTCGCGCAACTCGAGCAAGAGGGGCACGAGGGGGCGGCACTCGAGGTCGACGTCTGTGACGCGGCGGGGGTGCAGGCGGCGGTCGACGAGACAATCGCGGAGTACGGACTCGACATCATGGTGAACAACGCGGGGGTGAGCCACCAGCGCGCGTCGATCGAGGAAATCGAGGAGAGCGAACGAGATCACGTGATCGACGTGAACGTAAAGGGCGTCTGGAACGGCTGTCAGGCAGTTATTCCGCAGTTCAAAGACCAGGGCTCCGGAGCGATCGTCAACACCGCGTCGCTGGCCGGCGTCATCGGCGCGCCACAACTCGGGGCGTACTCGCTGTCGAAAGGAGCCATCGTCAACTTCACGCGGACGGTCGCGTCGGAGGTCGGTCCACACGGCGTGCGCGCCAACGCGGTTTGCCCGGGCGTCACCGATACAGCGATGCCCCGAAGTAACCGAACCGAAGAGGAGTGGGAGGCGACCAAAGAGGAGATGTCCCGGTACTACCCCCTGAAACGTCTCGGCGAACCCGAAGATATCGCCAATGCGATGTTGTTCCTGGCGAGCGACGAGGCCGACTGGATCACCGGCCACGCACTCGTCGTCGACGGCGGTTTCTCCTGTTCGTAA
- a CDS encoding nuclear transport factor 2 family protein, translating into MDPAALVRRYYDALDHHEYETLEDVLSPEFVQRRPDRTFEDREQFVRFMREDRPNPDTSHDLETVVADGDHVAVNGRVLDDGAVLLEFADVFALGNGQITRLETYSR; encoded by the coding sequence ATGGACCCGGCCGCCCTCGTCCGGCGCTACTACGACGCGCTCGATCATCACGAGTACGAGACGCTCGAGGACGTGCTCTCCCCCGAGTTCGTCCAGCGACGCCCCGACAGAACGTTCGAAGACCGGGAGCAATTCGTTCGGTTCATGCGCGAGGACCGACCGAACCCCGACACCAGCCACGACCTCGAGACCGTCGTCGCCGACGGCGACCACGTCGCAGTCAACGGTCGCGTTCTCGACGATGGTGCGGTCTTGCTCGAGTTCGCGGACGTGTTCGCCCTCGGAAACGGGCAAATCACGCGGCTCGAGACGTACTCGCGATGA
- a CDS encoding DUF367 family protein translates to MECHVYYEGDDDPKKCTARRLEKFDEATLYRRMEQVPYGVVLNPHAEQALSPADLEDGLGTLVALDCSWESAEAASFRMNGVHRALPFLVAANPINYGRPFQLTTVEALAGACCIFDRYERAEALLEPFRWGETFLTLNEEPLRRYSECRDSSDVVAVQDEYLADEEPADESNATDEP, encoded by the coding sequence GTGGAGTGTCACGTCTACTACGAGGGCGACGACGACCCGAAGAAGTGTACCGCCCGTCGACTCGAGAAGTTCGACGAGGCGACGCTCTACCGGCGGATGGAGCAAGTACCCTACGGCGTCGTGTTGAATCCCCACGCCGAGCAGGCGCTCTCGCCGGCCGATCTCGAGGACGGACTCGGGACGCTCGTGGCACTCGATTGTTCCTGGGAGTCCGCCGAGGCGGCCTCGTTTCGGATGAACGGCGTCCATCGGGCGCTCCCCTTCCTCGTCGCGGCGAATCCGATCAACTACGGTCGCCCGTTTCAGCTGACGACCGTCGAAGCCCTCGCCGGGGCGTGTTGTATCTTCGATCGCTACGAGCGGGCCGAAGCCCTCCTCGAGCCGTTTCGCTGGGGCGAGACGTTTTTGACGCTCAACGAAGAGCCCCTCCGACGCTACAGCGAGTGTCGCGACTCGAGTGACGTCGTCGCCGTCCAAGACGAGTATCTGGCAGACGAGGAGCCTGCCGACGAGTCGAACGCCACGGACGAACCCTGA
- the cofH gene encoding 7,8-didemethyl-8-hydroxy-5-deazariboflavin synthase subunit CofH: protein MERPVTEADLTFEHVPETDQSFENALANARAGDRLTVDDAIALLTTGTDDEGINRTRKEQVLEAADRRRADVVGEEVTFVANLNNNVTTACNVGCLFCNFKDAAHTFERDAEVETAGFTKTPAESREIVSDAVDRGIYEVTSVSGLHPAFALDEEHREILEAHPDPKAVNYKPPERYATDPGTYVEQMDAMSVDGVHVHSMTPEEGYHARRGTEWSYEEVYSRLHDAGLDTVPGTAAEILVDEVRDVICPGKIDTGGWLEAMEAAANVGMGLTATMMYGHVENEAHRALHLKRVRDLQERVDGAITEFVPLSFVHQNTPLFEHDVVSGGASTDEDELLIAVSRLFLDNVDHIQSSWVKYGDEQGLKMLSCGADDFMGTILSEEITKRAGGEYGEYRSFADYADLITSVGRVPVERSTDYETRRIVDPDESPIGPRLGPKADGTPLLSTEEQVTPADD from the coding sequence ATGGAGCGCCCGGTGACCGAGGCAGATCTGACGTTCGAGCACGTCCCCGAGACCGACCAGTCCTTCGAGAACGCACTGGCGAACGCACGCGCCGGCGACCGACTCACGGTCGACGACGCGATTGCACTACTGACGACGGGAACGGACGACGAGGGAATCAACCGAACCCGCAAAGAACAGGTGCTCGAGGCTGCCGACCGGCGACGCGCAGACGTCGTCGGCGAGGAGGTCACTTTCGTCGCGAACCTGAACAACAACGTTACGACGGCCTGTAACGTCGGCTGTCTGTTCTGTAACTTCAAGGACGCCGCACACACCTTCGAACGCGACGCCGAGGTGGAGACGGCCGGGTTCACCAAGACGCCAGCGGAGTCCCGCGAGATCGTCTCCGACGCCGTCGATCGCGGCATCTACGAGGTTACCTCGGTTTCCGGGCTACACCCCGCGTTCGCACTCGACGAAGAACACCGAGAGATTCTCGAGGCCCACCCCGATCCTAAGGCGGTCAATTACAAGCCCCCAGAGCGGTACGCGACCGATCCGGGCACCTACGTCGAGCAGATGGACGCGATGAGCGTCGACGGCGTCCACGTCCACTCGATGACGCCCGAGGAGGGCTACCACGCTCGACGAGGCACGGAGTGGTCCTACGAGGAGGTTTACAGTCGCCTCCACGACGCCGGTCTCGATACGGTTCCTGGGACGGCGGCCGAAATCCTCGTCGACGAGGTCAGAGACGTCATCTGCCCGGGAAAGATCGATACCGGCGGCTGGCTCGAGGCCATGGAGGCGGCCGCGAACGTCGGCATGGGGCTGACGGCGACGATGATGTACGGACACGTGGAGAACGAGGCCCACCGCGCACTACACCTGAAGCGGGTGCGTGACCTTCAAGAGCGCGTCGACGGCGCGATCACGGAGTTCGTCCCGCTCTCGTTCGTCCACCAGAACACCCCTCTCTTCGAACACGACGTCGTCTCCGGCGGCGCGAGCACCGACGAGGACGAACTGCTGATCGCCGTCTCACGGCTCTTTCTCGACAACGTCGATCATATCCAATCCTCGTGGGTCAAGTACGGCGACGAGCAGGGGTTGAAGATGCTCTCCTGTGGCGCGGACGACTTCATGGGGACGATTCTCTCCGAGGAGATTACCAAGCGCGCGGGCGGCGAGTACGGCGAGTATCGATCGTTCGCGGACTACGCCGACCTGATCACTTCGGTCGGGCGAGTCCCGGTCGAACGATCGACAGATTACGAGACCCGCCGAATCGTCGACCCCGACGAGTCGCCGATCGGCCCACGACTCGGGCCGAAGGCCGACGGCACCCCGCTACTTTCGACCGAGGAACAAGTCACGCCAGCGGACGACTGA
- a CDS encoding MBL fold metallo-hydrolase: MDVHHVTADAETFTCNAFLVLGEETTLVDAGAWDGVVDEIQLYTDEVDSVVLTHQHGDHVAQLEAVVDAFDPDVYAYDDHPTRTHEISDGDTVAIGDDEFDVVYTPGHADDHVSFVSESSLFSGDVVVHDDGAFDYGSFGRTDMAGQSRERLIESIETLLERLPDGIEHMYAGHGGLFHGDVRDVVETALERASERDPKYPDE, from the coding sequence ATGGACGTTCATCACGTCACGGCAGATGCGGAGACGTTCACCTGCAACGCCTTTCTCGTCCTCGGCGAGGAGACGACGCTCGTCGACGCCGGCGCGTGGGACGGCGTCGTCGACGAGATCCAGTTGTACACGGACGAGGTCGATAGCGTCGTTCTCACCCACCAACACGGCGATCACGTCGCCCAACTCGAGGCCGTCGTCGACGCCTTCGATCCCGACGTGTACGCCTACGACGACCATCCGACGCGAACGCACGAGATTAGCGACGGCGACACGGTGGCGATCGGTGACGACGAGTTCGACGTGGTCTACACGCCCGGCCACGCGGACGACCACGTCTCGTTCGTCTCCGAGTCGTCGCTCTTCTCGGGCGACGTCGTGGTTCACGACGACGGCGCGTTCGACTACGGCAGTTTCGGTCGGACGGATATGGCAGGGCAATCCCGCGAGCGACTGATCGAGAGCATCGAGACGCTCCTCGAACGGCTGCCCGACGGAATCGAACACATGTACGCCGGTCACGGCGGCCTCTTTCACGGCGACGTCCGGGACGTCGTCGAAACCGCTCTCGAGCGCGCGAGCGAACGCGACCCGAAGTATCCTGACGAGTAA
- a CDS encoding endonuclease dU — protein MKPGVRALGIAESVGPSDERSTLAGVVVRRDRVVEDAAFRSCAVGGTDATDAVCSLLEECVRPDVQYVLVGSVAPAWYNLLDLAHIHQRADRPVIAVTFEESDGLEAGLRDAFSGASLEDRLERYRALPPRRSVSVTDETVYVRHLGCDASDAATVVRAFTPEGGRPEPIRVASALARAGNQYAGRRSRLEE, from the coding sequence ATGAAGCCCGGGGTGCGGGCGCTGGGAATCGCCGAATCGGTCGGGCCGAGCGACGAGCGAAGCACCCTCGCCGGCGTCGTCGTCCGTCGTGATCGAGTCGTCGAAGACGCCGCCTTTCGGTCGTGTGCTGTCGGTGGAACCGACGCGACGGACGCCGTCTGCTCGCTGCTCGAGGAGTGTGTCCGGCCGGACGTCCAGTACGTGCTCGTCGGCAGCGTCGCCCCCGCGTGGTACAACCTTCTCGACCTCGCACACATCCATCAGCGAGCCGACCGGCCAGTGATCGCCGTTACGTTCGAAGAGAGCGACGGCCTCGAGGCAGGACTCCGCGATGCCTTCAGCGGTGCGTCTCTCGAGGACAGACTCGAGCGTTACCGCGCGCTGCCGCCGCGACGGTCCGTGTCAGTTACCGACGAAACCGTCTACGTCCGTCACCTCGGCTGTGATGCGAGCGACGCCGCGACGGTCGTGCGGGCGTTCACTCCTGAGGGCGGGCGACCAGAACCGATTCGGGTCGCGAGCGCACTCGCTCGAGCGGGGAATCAGTACGCGGGCCGGCGCTCTCGTCTCGAGGAGTGA
- a CDS encoding MFS transporter, translating to MERSPTGRGRFRRDETAYIVGAISGAHFLSHIYLLAFPPLFPLLGAEFDLTTGELGLLVTAIYIPTLVLQIPLGELVDRIGAKRILVGGLVVTSLGITLAGAATSYWMLLAFALLSGVGQSVFHPADYAFLESVTTESNQGKAFSLHTFGGFAGFAAAPVLLGGIGIRYDWQLALFVAGSLGFLYAAVLAVTAAPVYRRQIHTRETNGGRDDGGIASELETDNPIDERTTESDSSEPSTTESTTPGSTLRQTAAQLLQPRLLVVFVFYLLSMMAIVALQSFTTVFAVDSLGFDDASANNVLTAYLVGTAVGVIAGGPLADRVPFQPVLVGAFAVAAVGTVAAVAVAPNMTFVVAAVLFAFVGAAIGIALPSRDTFATTMAEAGSTGKSFGFFFTGLSLGAVLSPAVLGALIDVTSVLVAFLVVAGILLVAASVIVVVSVLGLLEGPSNDQNDASPR from the coding sequence ATGGAACGCTCGCCGACTGGTAGGGGACGATTTCGACGGGACGAAACGGCGTACATCGTGGGAGCGATTTCGGGTGCGCACTTTCTCTCGCACATCTACTTGCTCGCGTTCCCGCCGCTGTTTCCGTTGTTAGGAGCCGAGTTCGATCTGACGACCGGCGAACTCGGACTGCTCGTGACGGCGATTTACATCCCGACGCTCGTCCTCCAGATTCCCCTCGGCGAACTCGTCGACCGAATCGGGGCGAAACGCATCCTCGTTGGCGGCCTCGTCGTGACCTCACTCGGGATCACGCTCGCCGGCGCGGCGACCTCCTACTGGATGTTGCTCGCGTTCGCGCTCCTCTCGGGCGTCGGTCAGTCGGTCTTTCACCCCGCCGACTACGCGTTTCTCGAGAGCGTGACGACCGAGTCGAACCAGGGGAAGGCGTTCAGTTTGCACACGTTCGGGGGCTTCGCTGGGTTCGCCGCCGCGCCGGTGTTGCTCGGCGGAATCGGGATCAGGTACGACTGGCAACTGGCGCTGTTCGTCGCCGGCTCGCTCGGATTCCTCTACGCTGCGGTCCTCGCAGTCACTGCCGCACCAGTGTACCGCCGGCAGATCCACACTCGCGAGACGAACGGCGGACGCGACGACGGTGGCATCGCGAGTGAACTCGAGACCGACAATCCGATCGACGAGCGGACGACCGAGTCAGATTCGAGCGAGCCGAGTACCACTGAATCGACCACCCCCGGATCGACGCTCCGCCAGACCGCGGCCCAACTTCTTCAGCCCCGCCTGCTCGTCGTCTTCGTGTTCTACCTGCTCTCGATGATGGCGATCGTCGCGTTGCAGTCGTTCACGACGGTGTTCGCCGTCGACTCGCTCGGTTTCGACGACGCGAGCGCGAACAACGTACTGACCGCGTACCTCGTCGGCACCGCAGTCGGCGTCATCGCGGGCGGGCCGCTGGCCGATCGCGTGCCGTTCCAGCCCGTCCTCGTGGGTGCGTTCGCCGTCGCCGCCGTCGGCACCGTCGCTGCGGTCGCCGTCGCGCCGAACATGACCTTCGTCGTCGCCGCCGTCCTCTTCGCGTTCGTCGGTGCAGCGATCGGTATCGCGTTACCCTCGAGGGATACGTTCGCGACGACCATGGCCGAGGCCGGTTCGACCGGCAAGAGCTTCGGCTTCTTCTTCACCGGACTCTCACTCGGTGCCGTTTTGAGCCCGGCGGTTCTCGGGGCGCTCATCGACGTGACGTCCGTGCTCGTCGCCTTCCTCGTCGTCGCCGGTATCCTGCTCGTCGCCGCCTCGGTGATCGTCGTCGTTTCCGTGCTCGGCTTGCTCGAGGGTCCCTCTAACGACCAGAACGACGCGTCCCCTCGGTAA
- a CDS encoding DUF5786 family protein: MGFGSYDESEQQEVDADFDDEEAVQSSENNHDGTIEFENGASSDELLDRLEDIKDEE; the protein is encoded by the coding sequence ATGGGTTTTGGGAGTTACGACGAATCTGAGCAACAGGAAGTAGACGCCGACTTTGACGACGAGGAAGCGGTACAATCCAGTGAAAACAACCACGACGGGACGATCGAGTTCGAAAACGGTGCCTCGAGCGACGAGTTACTCGATCGACTCGAGGACATCAAAGACGAGGAGTGA
- a CDS encoding DUF7344 domain-containing protein: MGGDTETYRRLGLLLDVLSNCHRRFALYYLLEHEVATVEEVTQNLVREYQERPSLEHGGGDFDAVHTALVHGTLPKLAGAGIVEYDTRSQMVRYRRCYTELPSLLAACATLEGVSVSVE, encoded by the coding sequence ATGGGTGGGGACACGGAGACGTATCGTCGGTTGGGACTTCTCCTGGACGTTCTGTCGAACTGCCACCGTCGGTTTGCCCTGTATTATTTGCTCGAACACGAGGTCGCGACGGTCGAAGAAGTAACCCAAAATCTCGTGAGAGAGTATCAGGAACGACCGTCGCTCGAGCACGGGGGTGGCGACTTCGACGCCGTCCACACCGCGCTCGTACACGGTACTCTGCCAAAACTGGCGGGCGCGGGTATCGTCGAGTACGACACTCGAAGCCAGATGGTCCGTTACCGACGCTGTTACACCGAGTTGCCGTCGCTTCTCGCGGCGTGTGCGACACTCGAGGGCGTTTCTGTCTCCGTCGAATGA
- a CDS encoding Rieske (2Fe-2S) protein — translation MSSEDGFHAAVSLADLEEAGRELVSIDGTPLAVFSHEGEVRAVNNRCPHMGFPLVEGTVDDGILTCHWHHARFELSCGDTFDPWADDVQTYPVEIRDGTVYVNPNPSRELPPEKHWTTRLETGLEENLRLVTAKSAIGLLDADVDYREPMATTLQFGTRYRESGWGPGLTILGCMANVIDDLEPIDRKRALYMGVRHVASDCAGEPPRFGQPSFSTEDVDFDRLKSWFRDCVEVRDRDGAERCLRTAVASGRTESEVTEVLVAAATDHPYLSTGHVLDFINKAFESLEHVGWENADEILPSLIEPLVSGDRSDERSSWRHPVDLVAALEDVYGGDVTETSGLEELAAAEAPAGETWSPPAAFQETLRSDDPDAIVDALADAVSAGATTEDLASEVAYAAATRVAQFGTANEFTDWNTVHHTFTYANALQQSARRTDAIECYRGIFDAAISIYLDRFLNTPPAPIPEPGDNDSGRDTEAILVDLLETFDTEGDVNEAGRLVAEFYDCDGETDALRRTLGHGLLREDAGFHTLQNLEAAFRQAELVEERANDGEDARDDASTIDLEQRRRVPLIASARYMAAHFPTRREADQTFSIAARLNRGETIHEA, via the coding sequence ATGTCGTCCGAAGACGGGTTTCACGCGGCAGTCTCGTTGGCCGACCTCGAGGAGGCGGGGCGCGAACTGGTGAGTATCGACGGAACCCCACTCGCCGTATTTTCCCACGAAGGCGAGGTGCGGGCAGTGAACAATCGCTGTCCACATATGGGGTTCCCGCTGGTCGAGGGCACCGTCGACGACGGTATTCTCACCTGCCACTGGCACCACGCGCGGTTCGAACTCTCCTGTGGCGATACGTTCGATCCGTGGGCCGACGACGTTCAAACGTATCCGGTCGAGATTCGAGACGGCACCGTCTACGTAAATCCGAATCCCTCACGCGAGTTACCGCCTGAAAAACACTGGACGACGCGCCTCGAGACCGGCCTCGAGGAGAACCTCCGACTCGTCACCGCGAAGTCGGCGATCGGACTGCTCGATGCTGACGTCGACTACCGGGAGCCCATGGCGACGACCCTCCAGTTCGGGACGCGATATCGGGAGTCAGGCTGGGGGCCCGGGCTTACCATCCTCGGGTGTATGGCGAACGTGATCGACGACCTCGAGCCGATCGATCGAAAACGCGCCCTGTACATGGGCGTTCGCCACGTCGCGAGCGACTGTGCGGGTGAACCGCCGCGCTTCGGACAACCCTCCTTTTCGACCGAGGACGTCGACTTCGACCGATTGAAATCGTGGTTCCGCGACTGCGTCGAAGTTCGCGACCGCGACGGTGCCGAACGGTGTCTCCGCACCGCCGTGGCGTCGGGCCGTACCGAATCCGAGGTCACAGAAGTACTCGTCGCCGCCGCGACCGACCACCCGTATCTTTCGACCGGACACGTCCTCGACTTCATCAACAAGGCCTTCGAGAGCCTCGAGCACGTCGGCTGGGAGAACGCCGACGAGATCCTACCGAGTCTGATCGAGCCGCTCGTGAGTGGCGACCGCAGCGACGAGCGCTCGTCGTGGCGCCACCCCGTCGATCTCGTCGCGGCGCTCGAGGACGTCTACGGCGGCGACGTGACGGAAACGAGCGGCCTCGAGGAGTTGGCCGCGGCGGAGGCGCCCGCGGGGGAAACCTGGTCGCCGCCCGCTGCATTTCAGGAGACGCTGCGCAGTGACGATCCCGACGCCATCGTCGACGCGCTCGCCGACGCCGTCAGCGCGGGAGCGACGACCGAAGACCTGGCCAGCGAAGTCGCCTACGCCGCCGCGACGCGTGTCGCCCAGTTCGGCACTGCGAACGAGTTCACCGACTGGAACACCGTCCACCACACGTTTACGTACGCGAACGCGCTCCAGCAATCGGCACGACGAACGGACGCGATCGAGTGCTACCGCGGAATCTTCGACGCAGCCATCTCGATCTACCTCGATCGATTCCTCAACACGCCGCCCGCGCCGATTCCCGAACCCGGTGACAACGACAGCGGCCGCGACACCGAGGCGATCCTCGTCGACCTCCTCGAGACCTTCGACACCGAAGGCGACGTGAACGAAGCCGGGCGGCTCGTCGCCGAATTCTACGATTGCGACGGTGAGACAGACGCGCTCCGACGCACACTGGGTCACGGACTGCTGCGCGAGGACGCTGGATTCCACACGCTCCAAAACCTCGAGGCGGCGTTCCGACAGGCCGAACTCGTCGAGGAACGGGCGAACGACGGCGAGGACGCTCGAGACGACGCGTCGACGATCGACCTCGAGCAGAGACGCCGGGTTCCGCTGATCGCGAGCGCTCGCTACATGGCTGCGCACTTTCCGACACGGCGCGAGGCGGATCAAACGTTCTCCATCGCGGCGCGTCTGAATCGCGGCGAGACGATTCACGAAGCCTGA